The DNA window AAGGCATCGGACTTTGACTCCGAGATCGGTAGTTCAAATCTACCTAGCCCAGCCAGTTTTTTTTGACCCGCTAGCTCAGCTGGTAGAGCATTTGACTTTTAATCAAAGGGTCAGGCGTTCGAATCGCCTGCGGGTCACCATTTTTTTATTTATCATTATTTACTGCGGGTATGGCGAAATTGGCAGACGCGCTAGACTTAGGATCTAGTTCCCAGTGAGTGCAGGTTCAAGTCCTGTTACCCGCACCAAACATTCGTTTTGATAAGTAAAAAAAATAAATCAGTCAGAATTTCTGACTGATTTTTCTTTTTAAGTTAACTATCTTTATGTTTTTCATTTTCTTCTTTTAATGCGGCTTCTTTTTCCTCTTTGAGTTGTCTTTTAAGTTCCTTCTTATATTTAGGAATAGGATCATAGCCTCCTTTTGATAAAGGATTACAGCGAAGAATTCTCCAAATAGTTAAAAAAGTAGCTGAAAAGATATTATAATTTTGAAAAGCATCGATTGCATAGTTCGAACAAGAAGGACGATACCTACAAGTTGGATTTTTATTTGAAGTGGCGTTTTGATAGCTTTTAATTAATTTTATGATTAATTTTTTCATATTTCTCACCGATATTATTGTACCAGTAAAACAAAAAAATCACAATGATAATGGAATAATAAGTTTCATTTGACACAAATGATTTTTCTTACAATATGAATAAATATTCATGTTGTGATAAGAATCAAATACTATTTCGATATGTAAGGATTATTCAAACAATAGCTTTATTGAAAACAGGCATAATTTTGTTGTTAAAATAAAGCAAATGTGTTAGAATAATTAAATGGTGAGATTATGTTAAATCAAACAAATATTGAATTAATTTATGAAGTTATCGATGAATCAAGTATGATTTTTTTTGAGACAATAAACACAACCTATTTAGCGGGAATTGTTTTTACATGCGAAAACATTTTATCTCAAGAAATTTTACAAGATATAAACGAAGATGCAAAATTAAAATTATTCGCTTTAATACATAAAATTTATTCGATTGATTTTAAAAAAGAAGAAGTTCGAAAAGCGCTTCAACTTAGTATTTTAAAAGGATTAAAACATTCAAATAGAAACAATCAAGACATAACACCTGATACAATAGGAATCTTTATCGCTTATCTAGTTGATAAGTTATATCATAACCAAACATTAAAACTTATATTTGATCCTTTAATTGGTACAGGGAATTTACTTACCTGTATTGGGAATCACATCGAAGCTGAAGTAGAATTAATTGGAGTTGAACACAACGAAGAAAGTTATAAATTAGCAAGAGCTT is part of the Bacillota bacterium genome and encodes:
- the yidD gene encoding membrane protein insertion efficiency factor YidD, whose protein sequence is MKKLIIKLIKSYQNATSNKNPTCRYRPSCSNYAIDAFQNYNIFSATFLTIWRILRCNPLSKGGYDPIPKYKKELKRQLKEEKEAALKEENEKHKDS
- a CDS encoding N-6 DNA methylase, whose amino-acid sequence is MLNQTNIELIYEVIDESSMIFFETINTTYLAGIVFTCENILSQEILQDINEDAKLKLFALIHKIYSIDFKKEEVRKALQLSILKGLKHSNRNNQDITPDTIGIFIAYLVDKLYHNQTLKLIFDPLIGTGNLLTCIGNHIEAEVELIGVEHNEESYKLARALFDMMDYKDNLFFQDTLTFNNIASDLIVTDFPTLDKINEPYFPYEVIKHHYHNLRNDGYFIGIIPNDFFTVSGSVAFKESIIDMWKVLGLIQLPISMFKGIGKSVLILQKCTKEELKNDVVLLAEIPSFEDQEGVQIAIKKINKWFEERT